One window from the genome of Drosophila albomicans strain 15112-1751.03 chromosome 2L, ASM965048v2, whole genome shotgun sequence encodes:
- the LOC117566222 gene encoding neurofilament heavy polypeptide isoform X2, producing MNVEKLKRLQAQVRIGGKGTPRRKKKVMHQTAATDDKKLQSSLKKLSVSTIPGIEEVNIIKDDLTVIHFNNPKAQASLSANTFAVTGHGETKKIVEMLPEILPQLGQETVVQLRMYANSMSNNQQTAEGAGNDAKISEEDDEVPLLVGDFDEVAKTEAKQQEQTKTEKKQEQPIKDAKKANKADNKQPQQQQQQQAKQDRKKNQQQQQQQQPETKQNEAAKKANNSSQKGKQDNKKESKKNEPDNTNDKANINKTPGDAQPKAATPIPSGLAKQETAVEPPKAAEPQKVAEPQKAAEPKKEQPKPVEQKTSPQADKPAAPAAATPAKAQTPPAVQTLAQIVAAEPPKAAPVEQKEKPIEKTSEQKPAATQAKPEAKAEKKEVAAPVATTPATGSLASEQKVEKKEAAAPVPTPVQPQQKPAAAPANIEKTAPVTPPIKAEQKPAQADQNDAKKEAAAAPTAAKPAAELKPAAPAQTKAKSPTPTPVVAAAPAAAPAAKQPEAVAPQGAAQPAKQDAPKQVTPPPAKQATPPAEQPKVQQTPAPAAAKPAEPEKKSEEKSPAQQQPKEAAPKQVTPPPVKQATPPAAEPKQATPPAAEQKQATPPAAEPKQATPPAAEPKQATPPATEQKPASESKPTEQHQAKPAAPAAQKQTNAAGVKKQEQAQKPKQQQQQQKQPQQQQGQKQAQQQQQAPKQSQQQAQKQQPQQQQGQKQPAQQQQQQPQKQQQQQPQKQSQQQQQQAAQQQQQQSAQQQQQPQQQPQQQQPQQQQQAQKQPQANAGGNKSAPQQQQKQATAKPAVAAKPEAANAKPAGAKPNQQQQQQQGKGNKASPPKQQPAAQNKPQQQKQNEGKPKTPANTPNSQSSPKASPSPKAAASPPKAASPKAGTPTSPAPTAPQDGAN from the exons ATGAATGTGGAGAAGCTAAAAAGGCTGCAGGCGCAGGTGCGCATCGGTGGCAAGGGAACACCACGTCGCAAGAAGAAGGTTATGCACCAGACAGCTGCCACCGATGATAAGAAGTTGCAGAGCTCGCTGAAGAAACTCTCTGTGAGCACCATACCCGGCATTGAGGAGGTCAATATCATTAAAGATGACCTCACAGTTATACACTTTAATAACCCCAAGGCGCAAGCCTCGCTCTCAGCCAATACCTTTGCTGTTACTGGCCATGGCGAGACCAAGAAGATTGTTGAAATGTTGCCCGAGATCTTGCCTCAATTGGGCCAGGAAACTGTTGTCCAATTGCGCATGTATGCTAACTCGATGTCAAACAACCAACAGACTGCTGAAGGTGCTGGAAATGATGCTAAGATTTCCGAGGAAGACGATGAGGTGCCGTTGCTGGTTGGTGACTTTGATGAAGTGGCCAAAACCGAGGCAAAACAGCAGGAGCAAACCAAGACGGAAAAGAAACAGGAACAGCCAATCAAGGAtgccaaaaaagcaaacaaagcgGACAACAAGCAgcctcaacaacagcagcaacagcaagccaAACAGGATCGCAAGAagaaccaacaacagcagcaacaacaacaacccgagactaaacaaaatgaagcAGCTAAGAAGGCAAACAATTCATCTCAAAAGGGAAAACAAGACAATAAGAAGGAGTCCAAGAAGAATGAACCGGATAACACCAATGACAAGGCCAACATTAATAAGACACCAGGCGATGCACAGCCCAAGGCAGCAACTCCAATTCCAAGTGGATTAGCGAAGCAAGAGACTGCTGTAGAACCTCCAAAGGCAGCGGAGCCGCAAAAGGTAGCTGAGCCACAAAAAGCGGCTGAGCCAAAGAAGGAGCAACCGAAGCCAGTGGAGCAAAAGACTTCACCACAAGCAGACAAACCCGCGGCTCCAGCCGCTGCAACTCCCGCAAAGGCTCAGACACCGCCTGCTGTGCAGACTTTGGCTCAAATTGTAGCTGCCGAGCCACCAAAGGCAGCTCCAGTTGAGCAGAAAGAAAAACCCATCGAAAAAACTTCTGAACAGAAGCCAGCAGCAACTCAAGCCAAGCCTGAAGCGAAGGCTGAGAAGAAAGAAGTTGCAGCTCCAGTAGCAACAACTCCAGCAACTGGATCTCTTGCATCCGAGCAGAAGGTTGAAAAGAAGGAagctgctgctccagttcCAACTCCAGTTCAACCGCAACAGAAGCCAGCTGCAGCACCAGCCAATATAGAAAAGACGGCTCCTGTGACTCCTCCTATCAAAGCAGAACAGAAGCCAGCTCAAGCTGATCAAAATGATGCCAAAAAAGAGGCTGCAGCTGCCCCAACTGCAGCCAAGCCAGCTGCTGAATTGAAGCCAGCAGCACCAGCTCAAACAAAGGCCAAATCCCCAACTCCAACACCAGTTGTGGCCGCTGCACCAGCTGCCGCTCCAGCTGCTAAACAACCGGAAGCAGTTGCTCCACAGGGCGCTGCTCAACCAGCCAAGCAGGACGCACCTAAGCAAGTAACGCCTCCACCTGCCAAGCAAGCTACTCCACCCGCCGAACAGCCAAAGGTGCAGCAGACTCCAGCGCCAGCAGCTGCGAAGCCTGCAGAGCCGGAAAAGAAGTCAGAAGAGAAGTCGCCAGCTCAACAACAGCCCAAAGAGGCTGCACCGAAGCAGGTGACTCCGCCACCTGTGAAGCAAGCCACGCCACCAGCTGCTGAGCCGAAGCAAGCCACTCCACCAGCTGCCGAGCAGAAGCAAGCCACGCCACCAGCTGCTGAGCCAAAGCAAGCAACTCCACCAGCTGCTGAGCCAAAGCAAGCAACTCCACCTGCTACTGAGCAGAAGCCTGCATCTGAATCTAAGCCAACTGAGCAACATCAAGCGAAACCAGCCGCTCCAGCAGCTCAGAAACAAACGAATGCAGCCGGCGTCAAGAAACAGGAACAAGCTCAgaagccaaagcagcagcagcaacaacagaagcaaccacagcagcaacagggtCAGAAAcaggcacagcagcaacaacaggctCCAAAGCAGTCTCAACagcaagcacaaaaacaacaaccacagcagcagcagggtcAAAAGCAACccgctcagcagcagcagcaacaacctcagaagcagcaacagcagcagcctcagaagcaatcacaacagcaacagcagcaag cagctcaacagcagcagcagcaatcagctcaacagcagcagcaacctcaGCAACaaccccaacaacaacagccacagcagcagcaacaagctcAGAAGCAGCCACAAGCGAATGCTGGAGGCAACAAATCCgcaccacagcagcagcagaaacaggcAACCGCCAAGCCTGCCGTGGCAGCCAAACCAGAGGCAGCTAATGCCAAGCCAGCTGGAGCAAAacccaaccaacaacaacagcagcagcagggcaAGGGCAACAAGGCATCGCCTCCAAAGCAACAGCCAGCTGCTCAGAATAaaccgcagcagcaaaagcagaatGAAGGCAAGCCCAAGACACCAGCAAATACGCCCAACTCGCAGTCCTCTCCCAAGGCGTCGCCGTCGCCAAAGGCAGCTGCTTCGCCACCCAAGGCTGCCTCCCCGAAGGCTGGCACCCCAACGAGCCCCGCACCAACTGCCCCGCAAGATGGCGCCAATTAA
- the LOC117566224 gene encoding translocator protein: MADKNCAGNVLKIAGAIILPNVGGVVNGKITRNHIKNWYEHLNFPSFRPPNWLFAPVWTSLYAGMGYGSYLVWRDGGGFSGEAQLPLIAYGTQLALNWAWTPIFFGQHNIKGGLVDIVALTAAAGACGVLFYRVNKTAGLLFVPYMAWLGFATALNYAMLKLNPEKKEERSEQPSTSSAERKQN, encoded by the exons ATGGCTGACAAGAACTGTGCTGGGAATGTACTGAAGATTGCAGGCGCCATCATCTTGCCAAATGTTGGAGGCGTGGTGAATGGCAAAATAACACGCAATCACATAAAGAACTGGTACGAGCATCTGAATTTTCCTTCATTCCGACCACCCAACTGGCTGTTTGCACCCGTGTGGACTTCACTCTATGCGGGCATGGGCTACGGCTCTTACCTGGTTTGGCGCGATGGTGGCGGCTTCAGTGGGGAAGCACAGCTGCCGCTGATCGCATATGGAACTCAGCTGGCGCTCAATTGGGCGTGGACACCGATTTTCTTTGGCCAGCACAATATCAAGGGC GGACTTGTTGACATTGTCGCACTAACAGCGGCAGCCGGCGCTTGTGGCGTGCTCTTCTATCGTGTCAATAAAACGGCCGGTCTTTTGTTTGTACCCTACATGGCTTGGTTGGGCTTTGCGACAGCCTTGAACTACGCGATGTTGAAACTCAATCCCGAAAAGAAGGAGGAAAGAAGCGAACAGCCATCGACATCGTCAGCGGAGCGCAAGcagaattaa
- the LOC117566222 gene encoding uncharacterized protein LOC117566222 isoform X1, translated as MNVEKLKRLQAQVRIGGKGTPRRKKKVMHQTAATDDKKLQSSLKKLSVSTIPGIEEVNIIKDDLTVIHFNNPKAQASLSANTFAVTGHGETKKIVEMLPEILPQLGQETVVQLRMYANSMSNNQQTAEGAGNDAKISEEDDEVPLLVGDFDEVAKTEAKQQEQTKTEKKQEQPIKDAKKANKADNKQPQQQQQQQAKQDRKKNQQQQQQQQPETKQNEAAKKANNSSQKGKQDNKKESKKNEPDNTNDKANINKTPGDAQPKAATPIPSGLAKQETAVEPPKAAEPQKVAEPQKAAEPKKEQPKPVEQKTSPQADKPAAPAAATPAKAQTPPAVQTLAQIVAAEPPKAAPVEQKEKPIEKTSEQKPAATQAKPEAKAEKKEVAAPVATTPATGSLASEQKVEKKEAAAPVPTPVQPQQKPAAAPANIEKTAPVTPPIKAEQKPAQADQNDAKKEAAAAPTAAKPAAELKPAAPAQTKAKSPTPTPVVAAAPAAAPAAKQPEAVAPQGAAQPAKQDAPKQVTPPPAKQATPPAEQPKVQQTPAPAAAKPAEPEKKSEEKSPAQQQPKEAAPKQVTPPPVKQATPPAAEPKQATPPAAEQKQATPPAAEPKQATPPAAEPKQATPPATEQKPASESKPTEQHQAKPAAPAAQKQTNAAGVKKQEQAQKPKQQQQQQKQPQQQQGQKQAQQQQQAPKQSQQQAQKQQPQQQQGQKQPAQQQQQQPQKQQQQQPQKQSQQQQQQAAQQQQQPAQQQQQQSAQQQQQPQQQPQQQQPQQQQQAQKQPQANAGGNKSAPQQQQKQATAKPAVAAKPEAANAKPAGAKPNQQQQQQQGKGNKASPPKQQPAAQNKPQQQKQNEGKPKTPANTPNSQSSPKASPSPKAAASPPKAASPKAGTPTSPAPTAPQDGAN; from the exons ATGAATGTGGAGAAGCTAAAAAGGCTGCAGGCGCAGGTGCGCATCGGTGGCAAGGGAACACCACGTCGCAAGAAGAAGGTTATGCACCAGACAGCTGCCACCGATGATAAGAAGTTGCAGAGCTCGCTGAAGAAACTCTCTGTGAGCACCATACCCGGCATTGAGGAGGTCAATATCATTAAAGATGACCTCACAGTTATACACTTTAATAACCCCAAGGCGCAAGCCTCGCTCTCAGCCAATACCTTTGCTGTTACTGGCCATGGCGAGACCAAGAAGATTGTTGAAATGTTGCCCGAGATCTTGCCTCAATTGGGCCAGGAAACTGTTGTCCAATTGCGCATGTATGCTAACTCGATGTCAAACAACCAACAGACTGCTGAAGGTGCTGGAAATGATGCTAAGATTTCCGAGGAAGACGATGAGGTGCCGTTGCTGGTTGGTGACTTTGATGAAGTGGCCAAAACCGAGGCAAAACAGCAGGAGCAAACCAAGACGGAAAAGAAACAGGAACAGCCAATCAAGGAtgccaaaaaagcaaacaaagcgGACAACAAGCAgcctcaacaacagcagcaacagcaagccaAACAGGATCGCAAGAagaaccaacaacagcagcaacaacaacaacccgagactaaacaaaatgaagcAGCTAAGAAGGCAAACAATTCATCTCAAAAGGGAAAACAAGACAATAAGAAGGAGTCCAAGAAGAATGAACCGGATAACACCAATGACAAGGCCAACATTAATAAGACACCAGGCGATGCACAGCCCAAGGCAGCAACTCCAATTCCAAGTGGATTAGCGAAGCAAGAGACTGCTGTAGAACCTCCAAAGGCAGCGGAGCCGCAAAAGGTAGCTGAGCCACAAAAAGCGGCTGAGCCAAAGAAGGAGCAACCGAAGCCAGTGGAGCAAAAGACTTCACCACAAGCAGACAAACCCGCGGCTCCAGCCGCTGCAACTCCCGCAAAGGCTCAGACACCGCCTGCTGTGCAGACTTTGGCTCAAATTGTAGCTGCCGAGCCACCAAAGGCAGCTCCAGTTGAGCAGAAAGAAAAACCCATCGAAAAAACTTCTGAACAGAAGCCAGCAGCAACTCAAGCCAAGCCTGAAGCGAAGGCTGAGAAGAAAGAAGTTGCAGCTCCAGTAGCAACAACTCCAGCAACTGGATCTCTTGCATCCGAGCAGAAGGTTGAAAAGAAGGAagctgctgctccagttcCAACTCCAGTTCAACCGCAACAGAAGCCAGCTGCAGCACCAGCCAATATAGAAAAGACGGCTCCTGTGACTCCTCCTATCAAAGCAGAACAGAAGCCAGCTCAAGCTGATCAAAATGATGCCAAAAAAGAGGCTGCAGCTGCCCCAACTGCAGCCAAGCCAGCTGCTGAATTGAAGCCAGCAGCACCAGCTCAAACAAAGGCCAAATCCCCAACTCCAACACCAGTTGTGGCCGCTGCACCAGCTGCCGCTCCAGCTGCTAAACAACCGGAAGCAGTTGCTCCACAGGGCGCTGCTCAACCAGCCAAGCAGGACGCACCTAAGCAAGTAACGCCTCCACCTGCCAAGCAAGCTACTCCACCCGCCGAACAGCCAAAGGTGCAGCAGACTCCAGCGCCAGCAGCTGCGAAGCCTGCAGAGCCGGAAAAGAAGTCAGAAGAGAAGTCGCCAGCTCAACAACAGCCCAAAGAGGCTGCACCGAAGCAGGTGACTCCGCCACCTGTGAAGCAAGCCACGCCACCAGCTGCTGAGCCGAAGCAAGCCACTCCACCAGCTGCCGAGCAGAAGCAAGCCACGCCACCAGCTGCTGAGCCAAAGCAAGCAACTCCACCAGCTGCTGAGCCAAAGCAAGCAACTCCACCTGCTACTGAGCAGAAGCCTGCATCTGAATCTAAGCCAACTGAGCAACATCAAGCGAAACCAGCCGCTCCAGCAGCTCAGAAACAAACGAATGCAGCCGGCGTCAAGAAACAGGAACAAGCTCAgaagccaaagcagcagcagcaacaacagaagcaaccacagcagcaacagggtCAGAAAcaggcacagcagcaacaacaggctCCAAAGCAGTCTCAACagcaagcacaaaaacaacaaccacagcagcagcagggtcAAAAGCAACccgctcagcagcagcagcaacaacctcagaagcagcaacagcagcagcctcagaagcaatcacaacagcaacagcagcaag cagctcaacagcagcagcaaccagctcaacagcagcagcagcaatcagctcaacagcagcagcaacctcaGCAACaaccccaacaacaacagccacagcagcagcaacaagctcAGAAGCAGCCACAAGCGAATGCTGGAGGCAACAAATCCgcaccacagcagcagcagaaacaggcAACCGCCAAGCCTGCCGTGGCAGCCAAACCAGAGGCAGCTAATGCCAAGCCAGCTGGAGCAAAacccaaccaacaacaacagcagcagcagggcaAGGGCAACAAGGCATCGCCTCCAAAGCAACAGCCAGCTGCTCAGAATAaaccgcagcagcaaaagcagaatGAAGGCAAGCCCAAGACACCAGCAAATACGCCCAACTCGCAGTCCTCTCCCAAGGCGTCGCCGTCGCCAAAGGCAGCTGCTTCGCCACCCAAGGCTGCCTCCCCGAAGGCTGGCACCCCAACGAGCCCCGCACCAACTGCCCCGCAAGATGGCGCCAATTAA
- the LOC117566214 gene encoding intraflagellar transport protein 140 homolog yields the protein MTLYFDTKIEFLDLDAVSTISSWHPNEPLFAVASYSQERGGSVTIFADTGEPQRDVTYPVHATSQATALCWHPEKALLATGWEHGDIHVWFAGHREFASVSGPHKAAIVLLEFSEQGGRMVTADAMGLVTGWRCDGQYQFLTMFSHDLREVLLLICFRRTVESEVREEMASLAKAAVAGDENALDTLTNWRPRTAARGHSTVRDNHCFYACTQGGVVYYINQGGTCTEVMKSGPQQPSIIQMLWHPKKDAVICLLDDLTITLYLVESTGILTELDRVKLSGRGSGKHGAIAWAGNSLAIITGDLSVRIWDIERSDNYLLKMDLPSSSLLGLSSSISSLGNATSSSNNINSTGNFFSPESSGDSNGNNILPKKMSKYAQLASNEIFTCLAYSTSNQTLCAATNLGNLYTWKRTVSCFVSAPEDAWQLGNISTLSRQGAVKSCTWGFNELAKPCILVNCLSSVFMLKEQPLLACHTRSLWAVQSAAKSIQLTHCSGRQCSVQAEFAVTALALNELSLVVSNGRSISSYSLQKVEKSLDEFDEILEASGAGSTASVKSSPSLNIRLMQTFAAECQALCLHNQNIFCLTASDIMVYSVGGVVLHRIMGNDIEGKIIGMDLTGCYLSVFTMNGYVKAYDVTRHDPKLLFPSKSGHEIFDDFGEFILVKCNSLGSHLALVIANSSFTPCAAIYCWDFERNNLFAYDLAANKSEQQVDKSSLAVRIFWDTEEPRLLAVEVKSMVLLTLKPSRQQPGPSHYVESQVLVMFYSEKNEGKLNVLESQLLAAGAQLLNLCVPSVVCLQVNAVQEQPLQDFADLQQCDAVTRRQVLNFSLHVAEGQMDLAFRCVRSIQSKVIWTNLAKMCVHTSRLDVAKVCMGHLEQARSVRALRQAMEDDDLEMEAKVAVLAIELGMIEEAKELYKRCKRYDLLNKLLQSTGHLDEALEVAETDDRIHLKHTYYQKAQALKESGDIKGAIECFEKTQNPVQNITQLLLENPMAMKRYIQSSTDPKLLKWWGQYVESSGDMDAALAVYSKAEDWFSQVKILCYLGKISKADAIARQSGDRAACYHLGRHYENVGKFQEAIMFYTRAQTFSNAIRICKENDFQEELWTVASSSRSRDKAIAAAYFEECGNFKHAVELYHRAGMLHKALEMAFESQQPEILEIIATELNADSDAELINRCADFFTSIEQHQKAVQLLAKTKHLERALSICVEKGVPVTEELADLLTPGKGDFEEATRMSILVQLGELLQQQGDYHSATKKFTQAGDKVRAMKSLLKSGNTDKIIFFATMSRQREVYIMAANYLQALDWQSDASILKHIVSFYSKGQAYDSLANFYAICAQIEIEEYQDYEKALTAMQEAAKCLEKLSHAQHAYNKLQRTVVDVKTILEMQQALRAGDNQSVIGACRSMLVKPEVSPIRHAHILAMLVRALVNAKQFPEAGRALKELAVKDNSWSASGLVDRALVQRIAKECDLDFDLIWNSGRMASSASTSVTAATTISMTTTASTTATNATTSSDDEADDEEIREELH from the exons ATGACGCTTTACTTCGACACAAAGATTGAATTCTTGGACTTGGATGCAGTGAGCACCATTAGCAGCTGGCATCCCAATGAGCCGCTCTTCGCCGTCGCCTCCTACAGCCAGGAGCGTGGTGGCAGCGTCACCATCTTTGCCGACACG GGAGAACCTCAGCGGGATGTGACTTATCCTGTGCATGCCACCTCACAGGCTACGGCACTCTGTTGGCATCCGGAGAAGGCGCTGCTGGCCACGGGCTGGGAGCACGGCGACATCCATGTCTGGTTTGCCGGGCATCGCGAGTTCGCCAGCGTCAGCGGTCCCCACAAGGCGGCCATTGTGCTGCTGGAATTCAGTGAGCAGGGCGGACGCATGGTAACAGCCGATGCCATGGGCTTGGTCACGGGCTGGCGTTGTGATGGTCAGTACCAGTTTCTTACTATGTTCTCGCATGATCTGCGCGAGGTTTTGTTGCTTATCTGCTTTCGGCGGACAGTCGAGAGCGAGGTGAGGGAGGAGATGGCCAGTCTGGCAAAGGCTGCAGTGGCTGGCGATGAAAATGCACTGGATACTTTGACCAATTGGCGGCCAAGGACTGCGGCTCGTGGCCACTCCACAGTACGGGACAATCACTGCTTCTATGCTTGCACCCAAGGCGGGGTTGTTTACTACATCAACCAAGGCGGCACCTGCACCGAGGTGATGAAGAGTGGTCCACAGCAGCCGTCTATCATCCAGATGCTTTGGCATCCCAAGAA GGATGCGGTCATTTGTCTCTTGGATGACTTGACCATAACGCTCTACCTGGTGGAGTCCACTGGCATACTCACAGAGCTGGACAGAGTTAAGCTGAGTGGACGCGGCTCTGGCAAGCATGGCGCCATCGCCTGGGCAGGCAACAGTTTGGCCATCATCACGGGTGATCTCTCAGTACGTATCTGGGACATTGAACGTAGCGACAACTATCTGCTGAAGATGGACTTGCCCAGCTCCAGTTTGTTGGGACTAAGCTCATCTATCTCCAGCCTTGGCAATGCTACGTCTAGCTCGAACAACATCAATTCGACTGGAAACTTCTTCAGTCCCGAGAGTAGCGGcgacagcaacggcaacaacattCTGCCAAAGAAAATGTCCAAATACGCACAACTCGCCTCCAATGAGATCTTTACCTGCCTCGCCTACAGCACAAGCAATCAAACATTGTGTGCGGCTACCAATCTGGGCAACCTTTACACCTGGAAACGCACCGTGAGCTGCTTTGTCAGCGCTCCTGAGGATGCCTGGCAGCTGGGCAACATCTCAACGCTCTCGCGACAGGGCGCCGTCAAGAGCTGCACCTGGGGCTTCAATGAGCTGGCAAAGCCCTGCATCCTGGTCAATTGTCTGTCGAGCGTGTTCATGCTGAAAGAACAGCCGCTTCTCGCCTGTCATACACGCAGTCTGTGGGCAGTGCAAAGTGCGGCCAAGAGCATCCAATTGACGCACTGCAGCGGCAGACAATGCTCAGTTCAAGCAGAGTTTGCTGTAACCGCTTTGGCGCTGAACGAACTCAGTTTGGTGGTCAGCAATGGACGCTCCATCTCTTCGTACAGTCTGCAGAAGGTGGAAAAGAGTCTGGACGAGTTTGATGAGATTCTGGAGGCATCTGGCGCCGGCTCAACGGCTTCAGTGAAGAGCTCGCCCTCGCTCAACATCAGACTGATGCAGACATTTGCCGCTGAGTGCCAAGCTCTGTGTCTGCACAATCAGAACATCTTCTGTCTGACCGCCAGCGACATTATGGTTTACTCTGTGGGTGGCGTCGTTCTCCACAGGATTATGGGCAATGACATCGAAGGCAAGATCATTGGCATGGATCTAACCGGCTGCTACTTGTCTGTGTTTACCATGAATGGCTATGTGAAGGCCTACGATGTGACACGCCACGATCCCAAGCTGTTGTTTCCCAGCAAATCGGGCCACGAGATTTTCGATGACTTTGGCGAATTCATCCTAGTCAAATGCAACAGCTTGGGCAGCCATCTAGCTTTGGTGATTGCCAACAGCAGCTTCACGCCTTGTGCAGCCATCTACTGCTGGGATTTCGAGCGAAACAATCTCTTTGCATACGACTTGGCAGCGAACAAATCGGAACAGCAAGTCGATAAATCCAGCTTGGCTGTGCGCATTTTCTGGGATACGGAGGAGCCACGTCTGCTGGCCGTGGAGGTGAAGTCCATGGTACTGTTGACGCTAAAGCCAAGTCGTCAACAACCTGGTCCCAGTCACTACGTGGAGTCTCAAGTCCTCGTCATGTTCTACTCGGAGAAGAACGAGGGCAAGCTGAATGTTCTGGAGTCGCAACTGTTGGCTGCAGGTGCGCAGCTGCTTAATCTGTGCGTGCCCAGCGTCGTCTGCCTGCAGGTCAATGCGGTGCAGGAGCAGCCGCTGCAGGACTTTGCCGATCTGCAGCAATGCGATGCTGTCACCAGGCGACAAGTGCTCAATTTTAGCCTCCATGTGGCCGAGGGACAAATGGATCTCGCCTTTCGCTGCGTGCGTTCCATCCAGTCGAAGGTTATCTGGACAAATCTGGCCAAGATGTGCGTGCACACGAGTCGCCTGGACGTTGCTAAGGTGTGCATGGGTCATCTGGAGCAGGCTCGCTCGGTGCGCGCTCTGCGTCAGGCCATGGAGGACGATGACTTGGAAATGGAGGCTAAGGTGGCTGTACTGGCCATCGAACTGGGTATGATCGAGGAAGCGAAGGAGCTTTACAAACGCTGCAAGCGCTACGATCTACTCAATAAGCTGCTGCAGTCCACGGGCCATCTGGATGAGGCGCTGGAAGTGGCCGAGACGGATGATCGCATCCACTTGAAGCACACTTACTACCAGAAGGCGCAAGCTTTAAAGGAGAGTGGCGACATCAAGGGCGCCATCGAGTGCTTTGAGAAGACACAGAATCCGGTGCAGAACATTACCCAGCTGCTGCTCGAGAATCCGATGGCCATGAAGCGTTACATTCAGTCCAGCACCGATCCCAAGCTGCTCAAGTGGTGGGGTCAGTACGTGGAGAGCTCTGGCGACATGGATGCCGCCTTGGCCGTCTACAGCAAAGCCGAGGATTGGTTCTCGCAGGTGAAGATACTCTGCTACCTGGGCAAGATCTCTAAGGCGGATGCCATTGCCCGGCAGTCGGGAGATCGCGCTGCCTGCTATCACCTGGGAAGGCACTATGAGAATGTCGGCAAGTTCCAGGAGGCAATCATGTTCTACACACGTGCTCAGACCTTCAGCAATGCCATACGCATCTGCAAGGAGAACGACTTCCAGGAGGAGCTCTGGACAGTGGCCAGCTCATCGCGCAGCCGTGACAAAGCGATTGCGGCCGCGTACTTTGAGGAATGTGGCAACTTTAAGCATGCCGTGGAGCTCTACCATCGAGCGGGCATGTTGCACAAGGCTCTGGAGATGGCATTCGAGTCTCAGCAGCCGGAGATACTAGAGATCATTGCCACCGAGCTGAATGCGGACTCCGATGCGGAGCTGATCAATCGTTGTGCCGACTTCTTCACCAGCATCGAGCAGCACCAGAAAGCTGTCCAACTGTTGGCCAAGACCAAGCATCTGGAGCGTGCATTGAGCATCTGTGTGGAGAAGGGCGTCCCGGTCACCGAGGAACTTGCTGACTTATTGACTCCAGGCAAAGGAGACTTTGAGGAAGCCACGCGTATGTCTATCCTGGTGCAGCTCGgggagctgctgcagcagcaaggAGATTATCACAGCGCCACCAAGAAGTTCACCCAGGCGGGGGATAAAGTGCGTGCCATGAAGTCGCTGCTGAAATCGGGCAACACCGATAAAATCATCTTCTTTGCCACCATGTCTCGGCAGCGCGAGGTCTACATCATGGCAGCCAACTATCTGCAGGCCTTGGACTGGCAGAGCGATGCCAGCATATTGAAGCACATTGTCAGCTTCTACAGCAAGGGCCAAGCTTATGATTCACTGGCCAACTTCTATGCCATTTGTGCGCAGATCGAGATCGAGGAGTACCAGGACTACGAGAAGGCGCTGACTGCCATGCAGGAGGCGGCCAAGTGCCTGGAGAAACTCAGCCACGCCCAGCACGCCTACAACAAGCTGCAGCGCACTGTGGTGGATGTAAAGACCATTTTGGAGATGCAGCAAGCGCTGCGCGCTGGCGACAATCAGAGCGTCATCGGAGCTTGTCGCAGCATGTTGG TCAAGCCCGAGGTGTCTCCCATTCGCCACGCCCACATCCTAGCCATGCTAGTGCGTGCTCTGGTAAACGCCAAGCAGTTTCCCGAAGCGGGACGCGCTCTCAAAGAGCTTGCTGTCAAAGACAACTCATGGAGCGCCTCTGGCCTGGTCGACAGAGCTTTAGTGCAACGGATTGCCAAGGAATGCGACTTGGATTTCGATTTGATCTGGAACTCGGGTCGCATGGCCAGCAGTGCATCGACATCGGtgacggcagcaacaacaatatccatgacaacaacagcatcgacaacggcaacaaacgCCACAACATCCAGTGATGACGAGGCCGATGACGAGGAAATCAGAGAGGAATTGCATTAA